A single window of Clostridia bacterium DNA harbors:
- a CDS encoding RNA polymerase sigma factor has product MNSTAVNSSISTELNDEQVVVRVLAGETGLFEILMRRYNQRLYRTARSILRNDHEAEDVMQDSYVRAYTHLAQFAGRAKFSTWLTRIAVHEALSRLHKQNRSVALPGEDRGDIQMTTNPATGPEEQASSAELHKLLEESIDALPAHYRTVFVLRMVEQLSTEDTATALDLTPDIVKIRLHRARAMMRKHL; this is encoded by the coding sequence ATGAACTCAACGGCGGTAAATTCGTCCATCAGCACGGAACTGAACGATGAGCAGGTGGTTGTGCGCGTTCTCGCAGGCGAAACGGGACTTTTCGAAATCCTGATGCGCCGCTACAACCAGCGCCTGTATCGCACTGCACGTAGCATCCTGCGCAACGATCACGAGGCAGAGGACGTCATGCAGGACAGCTACGTCCGCGCCTACACTCATCTCGCGCAATTTGCAGGACGCGCCAAGTTCAGCACATGGCTGACGCGCATCGCCGTGCATGAGGCGCTCTCTCGCCTGCACAAGCAGAACCGCTCCGTTGCCCTCCCCGGCGAAGACCGAGGCGACATCCAGATGACGACCAATCCCGCAACCGGCCCTGAAGAACAAGCGTCAAGCGCCGAACTGCACAAACTATTGGAAGAATCCATCGACGCGCTTCCAGCCCACTACCGCACCGTGTTCGTTCTCCGAATGGTTGAACAACTCAGCACGGAAGACACCGCGACCGCGCTCGACCTCACACCGGACATCGTTAAGATTCGCCTGCACCGTGCCCGCGCCATGATGCGCAAGCACCT
- a CDS encoding radical SAM protein, with translation MMIVKGVLSTDHPVMAHIVPMRRCNLACAYCNEYDNVSKPVAMDVMRERVDHLARLGTTIVTISGGEPLLHPELDDIIRYMRRRGIITGLITNGYLLTADRIKRLNDAGLDHMQISIDNVMPDDVSKKSLKVLDKKLQLLADHADFHVNINSVVGAGLKNPHDALVVGRRARALGFTSTVGIIHDGDGQLRPLRPQEREVFLKMKKLERRNYSRLNYFQDNIADGKSNNWRCRAGARYLYICEEGLVHYCSQQRGYPGKPLAEYTVDDIRREFVTEKGCAPHCTVSCVHQVSYMDFWRAPQTRQPDPKEVNVGELVQIE, from the coding sequence ATGATGATCGTCAAGGGAGTGCTCTCTACAGATCACCCCGTTATGGCGCACATCGTCCCCATGCGCCGCTGCAATCTCGCTTGCGCATATTGTAATGAGTACGACAACGTATCCAAGCCGGTCGCAATGGATGTCATGCGCGAACGCGTCGATCACCTTGCGCGCCTGGGGACAACCATCGTCACCATCAGTGGCGGCGAACCTCTGCTGCACCCCGAACTCGACGACATCATCCGTTACATGCGTCGCCGCGGCATCATCACCGGCCTCATCACCAACGGCTACCTGCTAACGGCGGACCGCATCAAGCGCCTCAACGACGCCGGCCTCGACCATATGCAGATCAGCATCGATAACGTGATGCCCGACGATGTCTCCAAGAAGAGCCTGAAGGTTCTCGACAAGAAGCTGCAACTCTTAGCCGATCATGCGGACTTTCACGTCAACATCAACAGCGTGGTTGGTGCCGGGCTGAAGAATCCGCACGACGCTCTCGTAGTAGGGCGCCGCGCCCGCGCACTGGGCTTCACTTCCACTGTCGGAATTATTCATGATGGCGACGGCCAGCTCCGCCCCTTGCGTCCACAGGAGCGCGAAGTCTTCCTGAAGATGAAGAAGCTTGAGCGCCGCAACTACTCGCGCCTCAACTACTTTCAGGACAACATAGCCGACGGCAAGTCCAACAACTGGCGATGCCGTGCTGGCGCGCGCTATCTCTACATTTGCGAAGAAGGATTGGTTCACTACTGCTCACAGCAGCGCGGATACCCCGGCAAGCCCCTTGCCGAGTACACGGTCGATGACATTCGCCGCGAGTTCGTTACCGAAAAGGGTTGCGCCCCCCATTGCACCGTCTCTTGCGTGCACCAGGTTAGCTACATGGATTTTTGGCGCGCGCCGCAAACCCGCCAGCCTGACCCTAAAGAGGTCAACGTGGGCGAACTTGTCCAAATCGAGTAG
- the malQ gene encoding 4-alpha-glucanotransferase: MLNQRSSGILLHPSSLPSHGGIGDLGPAAYEFIDFLASARQTLWQVLPLAPLGLGNSPYSSTSAFAGNVFLISLERLAERGWIDKAGVAALPDSNSPIDYERVMATKLPLLHAAAENFLRNARGNDRVRFEQFVQENSWWLEDFVVFDALRRRYKGESWNRWPREFSHRQPEAMQQLRQELSAELDVARYLQFAFFEQWRALRQYCEIRNIRIIGDVAIFVSYDSADVWMAPEIFRLNGELEPEVVAGVPPDAFSVTGQRWGNPLYNWDVLKQRGYDWWVQRIKWALATCDIIRLDHFRGFEQYWEIPASEPTAVHGRWVDGPKDDLFDVLRKTLGDLPFIAEDLGMITPEVHAMRERLDIPGMRVMQFGFGDPGAHIYLPHKFERKTVVYTGTHDNDTTVGWWGSLGEHERRQVTAYLGEACDGMQWAMMRAAQGSIANLCVTPLQDVLGLDSSARMNTPSRSDGNWGWRYECGAITQELAQKLATMAEVSDRLPSGRGTIVEQHDFAA; encoded by the coding sequence ATGCTTAATCAGCGTTCCTCCGGAATCTTATTGCACCCGAGTTCGTTGCCGTCTCATGGTGGCATCGGCGACCTTGGCCCGGCCGCGTACGAATTCATCGACTTCCTGGCGTCGGCGCGCCAGACGCTTTGGCAGGTATTGCCACTGGCGCCGTTGGGTTTGGGGAACTCTCCATATTCCTCTACGTCGGCCTTTGCCGGGAACGTGTTCCTCATCAGCCTGGAAAGGCTAGCGGAGCGTGGATGGATCGACAAAGCCGGTGTTGCGGCCTTGCCCGACTCGAATTCGCCGATCGATTACGAGCGCGTGATGGCGACGAAGCTGCCGCTATTGCACGCGGCGGCGGAGAACTTCTTGCGCAATGCACGGGGCAATGACCGCGTGCGCTTTGAGCAATTCGTTCAAGAAAATTCTTGGTGGCTGGAGGATTTCGTAGTCTTCGATGCACTGCGCCGGCGGTACAAAGGCGAGAGCTGGAACCGGTGGCCGCGCGAGTTTTCGCATCGGCAGCCGGAGGCAATGCAGCAACTTCGCCAGGAATTGAGTGCGGAACTGGACGTTGCGCGCTACCTCCAATTCGCGTTCTTTGAGCAGTGGCGCGCGCTACGGCAGTACTGCGAAATCCGCAACATAAGGATTATCGGAGATGTTGCAATCTTCGTGAGCTACGACTCTGCCGACGTGTGGATGGCTCCCGAGATATTTCGCCTCAACGGGGAATTGGAGCCCGAGGTGGTTGCGGGAGTACCTCCAGATGCTTTCTCCGTTACGGGGCAACGCTGGGGCAATCCGCTTTATAACTGGGATGTGCTGAAGCAGCGCGGATACGACTGGTGGGTGCAGCGCATTAAGTGGGCGCTGGCAACGTGCGACATCATCCGGTTGGATCACTTCCGGGGCTTCGAACAGTACTGGGAAATTCCTGCCAGCGAGCCCACGGCTGTGCACGGCCGGTGGGTAGATGGTCCGAAGGACGACCTGTTCGATGTACTGAGAAAGACCTTGGGCGACCTGCCGTTCATAGCCGAGGACCTGGGCATGATCACGCCCGAGGTACACGCGATGCGCGAGCGACTCGACATTCCCGGTATGCGGGTCATGCAGTTCGGATTCGGCGACCCCGGAGCGCACATCTATCTGCCGCACAAGTTTGAACGCAAAACCGTTGTGTATACGGGTACGCATGACAACGATACGACGGTGGGGTGGTGGGGGTCGCTTGGCGAACATGAACGCCGCCAAGTCACCGCGTACCTCGGGGAAGCCTGCGATGGCATGCAGTGGGCGATGATGCGTGCTGCCCAGGGCTCGATTGCGAATTTGTGCGTGACCCCCCTGCAGGATGTATTGGGTCTCGACAGCAGCGCACGCATGAATACTCCAAGCCGCAGCGATGGGAACTGGGGTTGGCGTTATGAGTGTGGAGCGATTACGCAAGAACTGGCGCAGAAGCTTGCGACCATGGCAGAGGTAAGCGATCGATTGCCGAGCGGCAGAGGCACAATCGTCGAGCAACACGACTTTGCGGCGTAG
- the treY gene encoding malto-oligosyltrehalose synthase: MRNQSAPLLDESSGISECLDRLASRKDDTRPLSTYRLQFNRNFRFEDARALVPYLAKLGVSTCYSSPLLEARSGSMHGYDITNHNKLNSEIGSEEEFRDLVSALKAHGLDLLLDVVPNHMGVGYDSNPWWLDVLQNGRSSKFAHFFDIDWTPLKPELRDKILLPILGNQYGEELESGRLPVTFDEGRFVVQYYDKPLPIDPRTIPLIFAPMGDINPRDYAGFEGVVNELRTLLVAFSELPPHSTGEVDRAMRQREMPYLLQRLRELAERSPEIRAIVDRALQRLNGTPGDPRSFDALHRLLEEQAYRLAHWRVSAEEINYRRFFDVNDLVGLRMEDPQVFAATQELIRRLLADGSVMGLRIDHPDGLFNPPQYFTRMQMLYAASQCCGPIPKPPLAENGIEVDVQTVFGKHNWAQNQPPLYVIVEKILEPGEELPPEWSVDGTVGYDFANLVNGIFIDTQNRRAFSNLYQRFVGDTVDVDTLIYESKKLIMNSALSSEVNVLGHMLDEISSLDRRARDFTRKTLRDAISETIACFPVYRTYIDERGNITDRDRGYIDEAIARAKRRNGTMAFQVFDFLRDILLLRGGDSGAPIYGYRKQLYFSLKFQQLTGPVMAKGLEDTACYVYNRFVSVNEVGGSPKQFGVELDHFHRRNQLRAENWPHSMLTTSTHDMKRSEDVRMRLDVLSEMPRLWSAQVLRWRRSNRSRKRALSDGRIVPDANEEYLLYQTLIGAWPLRSQAASSESGQGDSLQSESVEVRDLRASGESSTAPESLPLSPEQREQFVKRIQGYMTKAVHEAKVNLSWVNQNPEYVELLQKFIARILRTGTEAKPNTFLEQIEHFVPRVALFGAINSLSQVLIKLTAPGVPDIYQGQELWDFSLVDPDNRRPVDFDLRRQYLDELSQRAASGDLIAICDELIRSWQDGRIKLWVTNRTLQFRREHGQLFQQGDYVPLHGAVQNRNHVVSFARVHERDMVIAATPRFAYTLLHGEQRVPLGDVWGDAELELPPNANNAQFTNLFTGELLRASREHTLLCRDIFRHFPVALLISNGK, encoded by the coding sequence ATGCGTAATCAGTCTGCACCGCTCCTGGACGAAAGCAGCGGCATCTCGGAGTGTCTCGACCGTCTTGCCTCTCGCAAGGACGATACCCGCCCGCTGTCTACCTATCGCCTTCAGTTCAACCGGAACTTCCGATTTGAAGATGCCCGCGCTCTCGTGCCGTACCTCGCCAAGCTTGGCGTCAGCACCTGCTACTCGTCGCCGCTGCTGGAGGCGCGTTCCGGCAGCATGCACGGTTACGACATCACGAACCACAATAAGCTCAATTCCGAGATCGGAAGTGAAGAAGAGTTCCGCGACCTGGTCTCCGCGCTGAAAGCGCATGGCCTCGATCTGCTGCTCGATGTCGTTCCCAATCACATGGGTGTTGGGTACGACAGTAATCCCTGGTGGCTGGATGTTTTGCAAAATGGCCGCTCCTCCAAGTTCGCCCACTTCTTCGACATCGACTGGACGCCGCTCAAACCCGAGCTGCGAGATAAGATCCTCCTGCCCATCCTCGGAAACCAGTACGGAGAAGAACTGGAGTCCGGACGTCTCCCGGTCACGTTCGACGAGGGCCGCTTCGTCGTGCAGTATTATGACAAGCCGCTCCCCATTGATCCGCGCACCATTCCGCTTATCTTCGCTCCGATGGGTGACATCAACCCACGCGACTATGCCGGGTTCGAAGGAGTGGTTAACGAGCTTCGAACTCTGCTCGTCGCTTTCAGCGAGTTACCGCCACACAGCACAGGCGAGGTCGATCGCGCCATGCGGCAGCGCGAAATGCCGTACTTGCTGCAACGCCTTCGCGAGCTTGCAGAGCGTTCACCGGAGATACGCGCCATCGTCGATCGCGCGCTACAGCGCCTCAACGGAACGCCGGGTGATCCTCGCAGCTTTGACGCACTCCACAGACTACTCGAGGAGCAAGCATATCGGCTGGCACACTGGCGCGTATCCGCGGAAGAAATCAATTATCGACGCTTTTTCGACGTTAATGATCTTGTGGGCCTGCGCATGGAAGACCCGCAGGTGTTCGCTGCCACACAGGAACTCATACGTCGCCTGCTTGCCGACGGAAGCGTTATGGGCCTGCGCATCGATCACCCTGATGGCTTGTTCAATCCGCCGCAGTACTTCACGCGCATGCAGATGCTCTACGCCGCAAGCCAGTGTTGCGGGCCGATTCCCAAGCCTCCGCTCGCCGAAAATGGGATCGAGGTTGATGTTCAAACCGTTTTCGGTAAACACAACTGGGCGCAGAATCAGCCGCCGCTCTACGTCATCGTTGAGAAAATTCTTGAACCCGGTGAGGAGCTGCCGCCCGAGTGGTCAGTCGACGGTACCGTTGGTTATGACTTCGCCAACCTCGTCAACGGCATCTTCATCGACACCCAAAATCGCCGTGCTTTCAGCAATCTCTACCAACGCTTCGTTGGCGATACCGTTGATGTCGATACGCTGATCTATGAAAGCAAGAAACTCATCATGAACTCCGCTCTGTCCAGCGAAGTGAACGTGCTCGGCCACATGCTCGACGAGATATCCAGTCTCGATCGCCGAGCGCGTGACTTCACCCGTAAGACGCTGCGCGATGCAATCAGCGAAACCATCGCGTGCTTCCCCGTGTACCGCACGTACATCGACGAGCGCGGAAACATTACCGATCGAGATCGCGGCTATATCGACGAAGCCATCGCGCGAGCCAAGCGGCGCAACGGCACGATGGCCTTCCAGGTCTTTGACTTCCTTCGCGACATACTACTGTTGCGTGGCGGCGACTCAGGCGCACCTATTTACGGCTACCGCAAGCAACTCTACTTTTCGCTCAAATTCCAACAACTCACTGGCCCGGTCATGGCGAAGGGATTGGAAGACACTGCCTGCTACGTTTACAACCGCTTTGTATCGGTGAATGAGGTCGGCGGTTCGCCCAAACAGTTCGGAGTCGAACTGGATCACTTTCACAGGCGCAACCAGCTTCGCGCCGAAAACTGGCCCCATTCCATGCTGACGACTTCGACGCACGACATGAAGCGCAGCGAAGATGTGCGAATGCGTCTTGACGTACTCTCGGAGATGCCGCGCCTCTGGTCGGCACAAGTCTTGCGATGGCGGCGCAGCAATCGCAGCCGGAAGCGTGCTCTCTCCGACGGGCGCATCGTCCCCGACGCCAACGAAGAGTACCTGCTCTATCAAACGCTCATCGGCGCTTGGCCGCTGAGATCTCAGGCGGCTTCAAGTGAATCGGGTCAGGGTGACTCGCTTCAGAGTGAATCGGTTGAAGTCCGGGATTTGCGCGCTTCCGGCGAGAGTTCCACCGCACCAGAGTCGTTGCCGCTCAGCCCGGAACAACGCGAGCAGTTCGTCAAACGCATTCAGGGCTACATGACCAAGGCCGTGCATGAAGCCAAGGTCAACTTGAGCTGGGTGAATCAGAACCCCGAGTACGTCGAGCTCCTCCAGAAATTTATCGCGCGCATTCTCAGAACTGGAACCGAAGCGAAGCCCAACACGTTCCTCGAACAGATCGAACACTTTGTTCCCCGCGTCGCCCTGTTTGGCGCTATCAACTCGCTTTCCCAGGTGCTCATCAAGCTCACCGCGCCCGGCGTGCCGGACATTTACCAGGGCCAGGAACTCTGGGATTTCAGCCTCGTCGATCCCGATAATCGCCGCCCCGTAGACTTCGACCTGAGGCGCCAATATCTTGACGAACTCTCCCAACGTGCCGCGAGCGGCGACCTGATCGCGATCTGTGATGAACTCATTCGTAGCTGGCAGGATGGACGTATCAAGCTATGGGTGACGAATCGCACATTGCAGTTCCGTCGCGAACATGGCCAACTTTTCCAGCAGGGCGATTACGTCCCGCTACACGGCGCGGTGCAGAACCGCAACCATGTCGTCTCCTTCGCACGTGTGCATGAGCGCGATATGGTTATCGCGGCAACTCCACGCTTCGCCTATACGCTCCTGCATGGGGAGCAGCGCGTACCGCTCGGAGATGTGTGGGGCGATGCCGAACTCGAACTGCCGCCCAACGCAAACAACGCGCAATTCACAAACCTCTTCACCGGCGAACTCCTGCGCGCCAGTCGCGAGCACACTCTGCTATGCCGAGACATCTTCCGGCACTTCCCTGTCGCGCTATTGATTAGCAATGGAAAATGA
- a CDS encoding 3-hydroxyacyl-CoA dehydrogenase NAD-binding domain-containing protein produces the protein MAEISTIAVIGAGIMGRGIAHVAALGGYRTILEDILPTSLRRAESEIRSNLDRAVELGKVSKEVAEGALSRLEYATSLDEAARQADMVIEAVPEEFDSKEEIFRLLDRICRPNTILASNTSSLSITDIAAVTERPEKVVGMHFFNPVHKMKLIEIIRAEKTDDVAVAAAVEVGNRMCKETVVINEAPGFITSRINAMIGNEAFYMLEAGIASAEDIDRALKLGLNHPMGPFEMVDLVGLDTRLNILRYLHQTLGEKFRPAPLLEKYVAEGRLGRKTGRGVFEYPDKKAVAKTKAGGESK, from the coding sequence ATGGCAGAGATTTCTACGATTGCTGTGATCGGCGCCGGGATTATGGGACGCGGCATTGCGCATGTCGCGGCACTGGGCGGCTATCGCACGATCCTGGAAGACATCTTGCCAACATCGCTGCGCCGGGCGGAGAGCGAGATTCGAAGCAACCTCGATCGCGCGGTGGAGCTTGGCAAGGTTTCGAAAGAGGTTGCGGAGGGTGCGCTGTCGCGGCTGGAGTACGCGACGTCGCTGGACGAGGCTGCGCGGCAAGCCGATATGGTCATTGAGGCGGTTCCGGAGGAGTTCGACTCGAAAGAGGAGATATTCCGGCTTCTCGATCGCATCTGCCGTCCGAACACCATCCTGGCTTCGAACACTTCGTCGTTGTCCATCACCGACATTGCAGCAGTAACGGAGCGTCCGGAAAAGGTTGTTGGTATGCACTTCTTCAATCCCGTGCACAAGATGAAGCTCATCGAGATCATCCGGGCAGAGAAGACGGACGATGTGGCCGTAGCCGCCGCTGTCGAAGTCGGCAATCGGATGTGCAAGGAAACCGTTGTCATCAACGAAGCGCCTGGTTTCATCACCAGCCGCATCAATGCAATGATCGGGAACGAAGCGTTCTACATGCTGGAAGCGGGCATCGCGTCCGCCGAAGATATCGACCGAGCGCTCAAACTAGGGCTCAACCATCCGATGGGTCCCTTCGAAATGGTGGACCTGGTCGGGCTCGACACGCGTCTCAACATCCTTCGCTATCTACACCAAACGCTGGGCGAAAAGTTTCGACCGGCACCGCTGCTCGAGAAATATGTCGCGGAGGGCCGCCTGGGCCGCAAAACCGGCCGCGGTGTGTTTGAGTACCCCGACAAGAAAGCAGTCGCTAAGACCAAGGCGGGCGGCGAGTCGAAGTAG
- a CDS encoding SAM-dependent methyltransferase gives MAADNDSLRSKIAETIRREGPIPFSRYMAMCLYEPEIGYYTRPREQFGKAGDFYTSSDVHAVYGRLMCRQFEQMWRVLGSPPRVDILELGPGRGFFAADVLDWAQKKFPGFATSLRYRLVETSEYLRKRQKERLASQVERKIVGVFATIEEAAKKLGDNVIVFGNEFFDALPVEVVTSEGQIYIDVNQRGQFVETTRPVANHLLEFIDRYSVQPEDGARVEAAPGVVEWMKRISGVLAQRRGFSVFVDYGYTREEQVAGRHLDTIMTYRQHTASPNVFAAPGEQDITAHVNFTALRAVARNSGLEELGLLTQSSFLIGVGEANEFADAFEDARLPQERAKVALQLKHLVTPDGIGETFQVLVLGKGVGRNEAKKLSGLKFAH, from the coding sequence ATGGCTGCTGATAACGATTCCTTGCGAAGCAAGATTGCGGAGACGATCCGGCGCGAAGGGCCTATTCCGTTTTCACGCTACATGGCGATGTGTTTGTACGAGCCTGAGATCGGCTACTACACTCGGCCCCGCGAACAGTTTGGGAAGGCTGGGGATTTCTATACATCGTCTGACGTTCATGCAGTTTACGGTCGCCTGATGTGCCGGCAGTTCGAACAGATGTGGCGCGTGCTGGGATCGCCGCCGCGAGTGGACATCCTTGAACTAGGCCCGGGACGCGGCTTTTTCGCGGCAGATGTCCTGGACTGGGCCCAGAAGAAGTTTCCCGGGTTCGCTACGTCGCTGCGCTATCGGTTGGTGGAAACGTCGGAGTATCTGCGTAAGCGCCAGAAGGAGAGACTGGCGTCGCAGGTAGAGCGAAAAATTGTCGGGGTCTTCGCTACCATCGAAGAAGCAGCGAAGAAATTAGGCGACAACGTGATCGTTTTCGGCAACGAGTTCTTCGATGCCTTGCCGGTCGAGGTCGTGACGTCCGAGGGCCAGATTTATATCGACGTGAACCAGCGCGGGCAGTTCGTGGAAACGACAAGGCCGGTGGCGAATCATCTGCTGGAGTTCATCGACCGCTACAGTGTCCAACCAGAGGACGGTGCGCGTGTGGAAGCTGCGCCGGGCGTTGTGGAATGGATGAAGCGAATCAGCGGAGTGCTGGCGCAACGGCGCGGATTTTCCGTCTTCGTTGATTACGGGTACACGCGCGAGGAGCAGGTAGCCGGGCGGCATCTCGACACGATCATGACATACCGTCAGCACACGGCCAGTCCGAATGTTTTCGCTGCGCCTGGCGAGCAGGACATAACGGCGCACGTAAACTTCACGGCGCTTCGCGCGGTCGCCAGGAACTCTGGGCTGGAGGAGTTGGGGCTGCTGACGCAATCCTCATTCCTGATCGGAGTAGGCGAGGCGAACGAGTTCGCCGACGCCTTCGAAGATGCCCGTTTGCCCCAGGAGCGCGCGAAAGTGGCGTTGCAGCTGAAGCATCTGGTCACGCCCGACGGCATAGGGGAGACCTTCCAGGTGCTGGTGTTGGGGAAGGGCGTCGGGCGGAACGAAGCGAAAAAGTTGAGCGGCCTGAAGTTCGCGCACTAG